A window of Rhododendron vialii isolate Sample 1 chromosome 13a, ASM3025357v1 contains these coding sequences:
- the LOC131314954 gene encoding transcription factor RAX2-like, which produces MGRAPCCDKANVKKGPWAPEEDLKLKEFIDKYGTGGNWIALPQKAGLKRCGKSCRLRWLNYLRPNIKHGEFSEEEDRIICTLFASIGSRWSIIAAQLPGRTDNDIKNYWNTKLKKKLMIGNMALNNNPLNHKKLPPYPPPPQLPSFYNYSPLIKSLSCLETSFIPPPNPIFHHHSSYDNYDFTPSSVPTSNGSSLNLQPQESFLFNAMQQHYYPPLKEGFLVFGSGDQASCSSNNSDGSCSQISSHGKGQIKQEENMGLLGLEENQRFIVDYGNNNGGDPNENHMFPTTTPTTTTTTTTAWSTDDHQKYTTTKGYFGNSGGMSPLEYGLEQVKQLITNNSSSSFLFNDENKTAEEEEEEEAEGEEGENTMYYYY; this is translated from the exons atggggaggGCTCCTTGTTGTGATAAGGCAAATGTGAAGAAAGGGCCATGGGCGCCAGAAGAAGACTTGAAGCTTAAAGAGTTCATAGACAAATATGGGACTGGTGGAAACTGGATTGCTCTCCCTCAAAAAGCTG GTCTAAAGAGATGTGGAAAGAGCTGCAGGTTGAGATGGCTGAACTATCTGAGGCCTAACATAAAACATGGTGAATTTTCTGAGGAAGAAGATAGGATTATCTGCACCTTGTTTGCTAGCATTGGAAGCAG GTGGTCAATTATAGCAGCTCAGTTACCGGGCAGAACCGACAACGACATCAAGAACTACTGGAACACCAAGCTCAAGAAGAAGCTTATGATCGGAAACATGGCTCTTAACAATAATCCACTAAACCACAAAAAATTACCACCATaccctccaccaccacaacttCCCTCATTCTACAATTACAGCCCATTGATCAAGTCTCTCAGTTGCCTTGAAACTTCATTCATCCCACCACCTAACCCTATTTTCCACCACCACAGCAGCTATGATAATTACGATTTTACCCCTTCTTCTGTACCAACATCAAATGGCTCCTCTCTCAATCTTCAACCCCAAGAGAGCTTTTTGTTCAATGCCATGCAACAGCACTATTACCCACCATTGAAAGAAGGGTTCTTGGTGTTCGGATCAGGAGATCAAGCTAGTTGTTCATCTAATAACTCTGATGGAAGCTGCAGTCAAATTAGCAGCCATGGAAAAGGTCAGATCAAGCAAGAGGAAAATATGGGTCTTTTGGGTTTGGAAGAGAACCAAAGGTTCATTGTTGACTATGGCAACAACAATGGAGGTGATCCAAATGAAAACCACATGTTCCCTACTACTActcctactactactactactactactacagcATGGAGTACAGATGATCATCAGAAGTACACGACTACAAAAGGGTATTTTGGGAACAGTGGTGGTATGAGTCCATTGGAGTATGGACTGGAGCAAGTTAAACAGCTGATTACCAACAATAGCAGTAGCAGCTTCTTGTTTAATGATGAGAACAAGACagctgaggaagaagaagaagaagaagcagaaggagaagaaggagaaaatACCATGTACTACTACTACTGA